One region of Miscanthus floridulus cultivar M001 chromosome 19, ASM1932011v1, whole genome shotgun sequence genomic DNA includes:
- the LOC136526776 gene encoding putative cyclin-dependent kinase F-2 yields the protein MSAAVPTARKRPVPDQEARAADANKRPRHSGPRSIDEFELFEVLGEGAEGVVRRGRDRRTGKKVALKWIGHPDRRALAMEAGCLHVCRGHPSIIGIQDVAADPSTGDVHLVLELVHGGVSLRDSMWRPLSEDVVRVMMQQLLSAAKKIHGVGFIHRDMKPENILVCPFGELKVCDFGSATRQKPAGKAHEASPVGTLQYNAPELLDGNWYYGPAVDMWGLGCVMAELLSGETLFHAETHEEMFDEMSELRDRMTSAAGKLDPECLADLSEIGRDVLTGLLAFCPEKRLTAAEALEHPWFKNFKSPWTHDIV from the coding sequence ACCAAGAAGCACGCGCTGCTGACGCGAACAAGCGACCGCGGCACAGCGGTCCCCGGAGCATCGACGAGTTCGAGCTGTTCGAGGTGCTCGGCGAGGGTGCCGAAGGCGTCGTGCGCAGGGGGCGCGACCGCCGCACCGGCAAGAAGGTGGCGCTCAAATGGATCGGCCACCCCGATCGCCGCGCGCTCGCCATGGAGGCCGGTTGCCTCCACGTGTGCCGCGGTCACCCCTCCATCATCGGTATCCAGGATGTCGCCGCCGACCCTAGCACTGGGGACGTCCACCTTGTGTTGGAGCTGGTCCACGGCGGGGTAAGCCTCCGCGACTCCATGTGGAGGCCCTTGTCCGAGGACGTGGTCCGCGTGATGATGCAGCAGCTCCTCAGCGCTGCCAAGAAGATCCATGGTGTGGGCTTCATCCATCGGGACATGAAGCCAGAGAACATCCTCGTCTGCCCTTTCGGCGAGCTCAAAGTGTGTGACTTTGGATCGGCGACGCGACAGAAGCCCGCCGGGAAGGCGCATGAGGCCTCCCCCGTCGGGACGCTGCAGTACAACGCGCCGGAGCTGCTCGACGGCAATTGGTACTACGGTCCGGCTGTCGACATGTGGGGCCTCGGGTGCGTTATGGCGGAGCTTCTAAGCGGTGAGACTCTGTTCCACGCAGAGACACATGAGGAGATGTTTGACGAGATGTCCGAGCTTCGAGATCGGATGACCTCTGCAGCCGGAAAGCTTGATCCAGAATGTTTGGCAGATCTGTCGGAGATTGGGCGTGATGTGCTGACGGGCCTGCTGGCCTTCTGCCCTGAGAAGAGGCTCACCGCGGCGGAAGCGCTTGAGCACCCGTGGTTCAAGAACTTCAAGTCACCCTGGACACATGACATTGTTTAG